From the Lepisosteus oculatus isolate fLepOcu1 chromosome 1, fLepOcu1.hap2, whole genome shotgun sequence genome, one window contains:
- the rnf41 gene encoding E3 ubiquitin-protein ligase NRDP1 isoform X2, whose protein sequence is MGYDVTRFQGEVDEDLLCPICSGVLEEPVQAPHCEHAFCNACITQWFSQQQICPVDRTVVTLAHLRPVPRIMRNMLSKLQITCDNAVFGCKAVLRLDQLQSHLKDCEHNPKRPVMCEEGCGLEMPKDELPNHNCIKHLRSVVQQQQTKIAELEKTAAEHKHQLAEQKRDIQLLKAYMRAIRSANPNLQNLEETIEYNEILEWVNSLQPARVTRWGGMISTPDAVLQAVIKRSLIDSGCPLSIVNDLIENAHERNWPQGLATLETRQMNRRYYENYVAKRIPGKQAVVVMACENQHMGEDMILDPGLVMIFAHGVEEIL, encoded by the exons ATGGGCTATGACGTCACCAGGTTCCAAGGGGAAGTGGACGAGGATCTCTTGTGTCCCATTTGCAGCGGTGTCTTAGAAGAGCCTGTGCAG GCGCCTCACTGTGAACATGCCTTCTGCAATGCCTGCATCACCCAGTGGTTCTCCCAACAGCAGATCTGCCCAGTGGACCGGACAGTGGTTACGCTGGCTCACTTGCGCCCTGTACCACGCATCATGCGCAACATGCTCTCTAAGCTACAAATAACCTGCGACAACGCTGTGTTTGGCTGCAAGGCTGTGCTCCGCCTGGACCAGCTGCAGTCCCACCTTAAAGACTGTGAGCACAACCCCAAGAGGCCGGTCATGTGCGAAGAAGGCTGTGG GCTGGAAATGCCCAAAGACGAACTCCCAAACCACAATTGTATCAAGCACCTGCGCAGCGtggtgcagcagcagcagaccaAGATTGCGGAGCTGGAGAAAACCGCCGCAGAGCACAAGCACCAGCTCGCGGAACAG AAACGAGATATTCAGCTGTTGAAAGCGTACATGAGGGCCATTCGCAGCGCCAACCCAAACCTCCAGAACCTGGAGGAGACAATCGAGTACAACGAGATCCTTGA GTGGGTGAACTCCCTGCAGCCGGCGCGGGTGACGCGCTGGGGGGGCATGATCTCCACGCCGGACGCCGTGCTGCAGGCCGTCATCAAGCGCTCCCTGATCGACAGCGGTTGCCCCCTGTCCATCGTGAACGACCTCATCGAGAACGCCCACGAGCGCAACTGGCCGCAGGGGCTGGCCACGCTGGAGACGCGGCAGATGAACCGCCGCTACTACGAGAACTATGTGGCGAAGCGCATCCCCGGCAAGCAGGCCGTGGTGGTGATGGCGTGCGAGAACCAGCACATGGGGGAGGACATGATTCTCGATCCGGGACTGGTCATGATTTTTGCCCACGGGGTGGAGGAAATACTATAA
- the rnf41 gene encoding E3 ubiquitin-protein ligase NRDP1 isoform X1 gives MTSSHRNNVFISMKCHHLPCLVSALFSDSPCPGTLIQFHQPRSVPACPPLRQSDRKRAPHCEHAFCNACITQWFSQQQICPVDRTVVTLAHLRPVPRIMRNMLSKLQITCDNAVFGCKAVLRLDQLQSHLKDCEHNPKRPVMCEEGCGLEMPKDELPNHNCIKHLRSVVQQQQTKIAELEKTAAEHKHQLAEQKRDIQLLKAYMRAIRSANPNLQNLEETIEYNEILEWVNSLQPARVTRWGGMISTPDAVLQAVIKRSLIDSGCPLSIVNDLIENAHERNWPQGLATLETRQMNRRYYENYVAKRIPGKQAVVVMACENQHMGEDMILDPGLVMIFAHGVEEIL, from the exons ATGACTTCTTCACACAGAAATAATGTATTCATTTCAATGAAGTGTCATCATCTTCCCTGTTTAGTCTCAGCTTTATTTTCTGACTCGCCCTGTCCAGGGACCCTCATCCAGTTTCATCAACCAAGATCTGTGCCTGCTTGTCCTCCACTGAGACAGAGTGACAGAAAGAGG GCGCCTCACTGTGAACATGCCTTCTGCAATGCCTGCATCACCCAGTGGTTCTCCCAACAGCAGATCTGCCCAGTGGACCGGACAGTGGTTACGCTGGCTCACTTGCGCCCTGTACCACGCATCATGCGCAACATGCTCTCTAAGCTACAAATAACCTGCGACAACGCTGTGTTTGGCTGCAAGGCTGTGCTCCGCCTGGACCAGCTGCAGTCCCACCTTAAAGACTGTGAGCACAACCCCAAGAGGCCGGTCATGTGCGAAGAAGGCTGTGG GCTGGAAATGCCCAAAGACGAACTCCCAAACCACAATTGTATCAAGCACCTGCGCAGCGtggtgcagcagcagcagaccaAGATTGCGGAGCTGGAGAAAACCGCCGCAGAGCACAAGCACCAGCTCGCGGAACAG AAACGAGATATTCAGCTGTTGAAAGCGTACATGAGGGCCATTCGCAGCGCCAACCCAAACCTCCAGAACCTGGAGGAGACAATCGAGTACAACGAGATCCTTGA GTGGGTGAACTCCCTGCAGCCGGCGCGGGTGACGCGCTGGGGGGGCATGATCTCCACGCCGGACGCCGTGCTGCAGGCCGTCATCAAGCGCTCCCTGATCGACAGCGGTTGCCCCCTGTCCATCGTGAACGACCTCATCGAGAACGCCCACGAGCGCAACTGGCCGCAGGGGCTGGCCACGCTGGAGACGCGGCAGATGAACCGCCGCTACTACGAGAACTATGTGGCGAAGCGCATCCCCGGCAAGCAGGCCGTGGTGGTGATGGCGTGCGAGAACCAGCACATGGGGGAGGACATGATTCTCGATCCGGGACTGGTCATGATTTTTGCCCACGGGGTGGAGGAAATACTATAA